Proteins encoded together in one Passer domesticus isolate bPasDom1 chromosome 6, bPasDom1.hap1, whole genome shotgun sequence window:
- the LOC135302360 gene encoding serine/threonine-protein kinase PAK 3-like, with product MVPPHCQVFRRQRPAHRGLEKLLQEFSRQGHTLSQVCREKAVLAQENAALEARLAATERDLRGLSEQLAEARSEKESLQSSLLEAEQHIWELEIARSRVEAQVCRARQAKEAILEDVRGLHRELLAVRALSQQQCEDMAEQLRWAQEQCCKALRLWQSAQEEEKRNLMRELERQLEEQHVEARKQLEEWANFLAEMLQEEQRQKIAVIHKVYQLQRELKQSEQLRQRLNEQWQNGQVMLQAELQEAERKMMAMEKRHQEEMERMHKVLLQCRLAEEKQVDAGSAIEAAGAAASCQEASSPQPENQSMSSSAHSSQEREKQFLKLLRCVVSVEDPEKKYTGWEHLGSGGFGAVYKAFDTATGQAVAVKELYLQHQGCEGILKEILLMRENKNANIVSYLESYLVDEAVLLVLEYMDGGSLADVVTVRRMAVGHIATVCRECLQGLAFLHAKQVIHRDIKSDNILLGRDGSVKLADFGLCAVLSPEHRKWRLMVGTTYWMAPEVVRREPYGPKVDTWSLGIVGIEMATGEAPYMQETSVKASYLIGKQGVPNLHQLRLPPGLCEFLGCCLQMDVDRRGSAKELLQHPFLQSAEPLLSLF from the exons ATGGTGCCCCCCCACTGCCAGGTTTTCCGCCGGCAGCGGCCAGCCCACAGGggtctggagaagctgctgcaggagttctCCCGCCAAGggcacaccctgtcccaggtgtgcagagagaaggcagtgctggcacaggagaACGCTGCCCTGGAAGCCCGACTGGCAGCCACGGAGCGGGACCTGCGAggcctttcagagcagctggcagaggccag GTCAGAGAAGGAGAGCCTGCAAAGCAGCCTGCTGGAGGCTGAGCAGCACATATGGGAGCTGGAGATAGCCAGGAGCCGTGTGGAAGCCCAAgtgtgcagggccaggcaggccaAGGAGGCGATACTGG AGGATGTGAGGGGCCTTCATcgtgagctgctggctgtaagagctctcagccagcagcaatgtGAAGACATGGCTGAACAGCTCCGCTGGGCACAAGAGCAGTGCTGCAAGGCTCTGAGACTCTGGCAATCtgcccaggaagaggaaaaaaggaatctcATGAGAGAACTG GAGAGACAACTGGAAGAGCAGCATGTGGAGGCAcggaagcagctggaggaatGGGCAAACTTCCTGGCGGAG atgctgcaggaagagcagcgtCAGAAGATTGCTGTCATCCACAAGGTGtaccagctgcagagagagctgaagcaaagtgagcagctgaggcagaggcTGAATGAGCAGTGGCAGAACGGGCAG GTcatgctgcaggctgagctgcaggaagctgagaggaaGATGATGGCAATGGAGAAGAGGCACCAAGAGGAAATGGAAAGGATGCACAaggtcctgctgcagtgcaggctggctgaagaaaagcag gtggACGCAGGATCTGCCATcgaagctgctggtgcagcagcatcctgccaAGAAGCCTCCTCTCCACAGCCTGAAAACCAGAGCATGAGCAGCTCGGCCCACtcaagccaggagagagagaagcagttcctgaagctgctga ggtGTGTGGTGAGTGTGGAAGATCCAGAAAAAAAGTACACTGGATGGGAACATCTTGGCAGTGG GGGCTTTGGAGCTGTTTATAAGGCCTTCGACACTGCCACAGGACAAGCG GTGGCTGTAAAGGAACTTTAtctccagcaccagggctgtgagggaatattaaaagaaatcctgctcatgagagaaaataagaacgCCAATATTGTCAGCTACTTAGAAAG ctacCTTGTGGATGAGGCTGTCCTGCTGGTGTTGGAATATATGGATGGAGGCTCCTTAGCTGATGTGGTCACTGTGAGAAGGATGGCTGTAGGACACATAGCAACAGTGTGTCGGGAG tgcctgcaaggcctggcTTTCCTTCATGCCAAGCAGGTGATCCACAGAGACATCAAAAGCGACAACATCCTTCTGGGCCGGGATGGCTCCGTCAAGCTGG ctgattttggcctctgtgctgtgctcagccctgagcacaggaaaTGGAGGTTGATGGTCGGGACCACTTACTGGATGGCACCCGAGGTGGTGAGAAGAGAGCCTtacggccccaaagtggacacctGGTCCCTTGGCATTGTGGGGatagaaatggccacaggagagGCTCCTTATATGCAGGAGACCAGTGTCAAG gcCAGCTACCTGATAGGCAAGCAAGGGGTTCCAAATCTGCACCAGCTCAGGCTACCCCCTGGCTTGTGTGAatttctgggctgctgcctgcagatggatgtggacaggcgaggctctgccaaggaacttctgcag catccatttcTGCAATCAGCGGAGCCTCTCTTAAGCCTCTTCTGA